One genomic region from Chelmon rostratus isolate fCheRos1 chromosome 11, fCheRos1.pri, whole genome shotgun sequence encodes:
- the rgs17 gene encoding regulator of G-protein signaling 17 translates to MPRSVSGVEMRKRQAAHIEAPPQAPGQPRPNTCCLCWCGCCKCLWNEDRMERSERQTCTKMDSIEAAEEQHASLEEVLSWSRSFELMLRSLEGREVFREFLRSEYSEDNLLFWLACEDLKKETDSSVVDEKARIIYEDYVSILSPKEVSLDSRVREGINLTLAEPSNLMYEEAQFQIYTLMHRDSFPRFLNSSVYRDLLANRRRTCLDT, encoded by the exons CCCCGGAGTGTGAGTGGAGTGGAGATGAGAAAAAGGCAGGCGGCACACATCGAGGCCCCACCCCAGGCCCCTGGACAGCCCCGACCCaacacctgctgcctctgctggtGCGGCTGCTGCAAGTGTCTCTG GAATGAagacaggatggagaggagTGAGCGACAGACCTGCACCAAGATGGACAGTATTGAAGCTGCAGAAGAACA ACACGCCAGTCTGGAGGAGGTGCTGTCGTGGTCACGGAGCTTTGAGCTGATGCTGCGCTCGTTGGAGGGCCGGGAGGTCTTCCGGGAGTTCCTGCGCTCAGAGTACAGCGAGGACAACCTGCTTTTCTGGTTGGCCTGCGAAGATCTGAAGAAAGAGACGGATTCCTCGGTGGTGGATGAGAAAGCCAGGATCATATACGAAGACTACGTGTCCATATTATCACCCAAAGAG GTGAGTCTGGACTCGCGGGTCAGAGAAGGAATAAACCTGACCCTGGCGGAGCCCAGCAACCTGATGTACGAGGAGGCCCAGTTTCAGATCTACACCCTGATGCACCGCGACTCCTTCCCCCGTTTCCTCAACTCCTCCGTTTACAGAGACCTCCTGGCCAACAGGAGGCGCACCTGCCTCGACACCTAG